One segment of Anopheles stephensi strain Indian chromosome 3, UCI_ANSTEP_V1.0, whole genome shotgun sequence DNA contains the following:
- the LOC118514019 gene encoding cell division control protein 1-like has protein sequence MAKNWLARTKKKFLRLHPAWRVYVILLGLLVLYNEVLIYVLQKLKWSNIYCKEAGCVKILLVADPQILGKTYDTHFYAGLANYDSDRYLAWYYEQAVEHVQPDVIIFLGDLMDEGTDSTEIHFEEYYTRFGAIFPTHPTAKVIYIPGDNDIGGDGRQPLNPIAKRRFRQYFSERPAWVINDNLTIYNINRITLEMTLNDPRMLDSTGTDVSDRYLRIFVSHIPVLDVPSSFTYTAIHNLKPNVIFSAHLHVSQFARIHRSRLKTVRYRPLSQDKKTAYKVHSFDLSYHQDTQELLEIIVPTCSYRMSVPDIGYGYAAIDGTTLKYTVLWTTRRFYQLISYVVILAVPVVLGLLYVFYKFLREHCNCRSRYERLPK, from the exons ATGGCAAAGAATTGGCTTGCTAGGACGAAGAAAAAGTTCCTCCGGCTTCATCCGGCGTGGCGCGTGTACGTAATCTTGCTCGGGCTGCTGGTACTGTACAACGAGGTGCTGATCTACGTGTTGCAGAAGTTGAAATGGTCTAATATTTATTGTAAAGAAG CTGGCTGTGTGAAGATCCTGCTCGTAGCGGATCCGCAAATTCTCGGCAAAACGTACGACACACATTTCTACGCCGGGTTGGCCAACTACGATTCCGATCGTTATCTGGCCTGGTACTACGAACAGGCGGTCGAGCATGTGCAACCGGACGTGATCATTTTTCTGGGCGATCTGATGGACGAAGGTACCGACTCGACGGAAATTCATTTCGAGGAGTACTACACCCGCTTCGGAGCGATCTTCCCAACCCACCCGACCGCGAAGGTGATCTACATCCCCGGCGATAACGATATCGGTGGTGATGGGAGGCAACCGTTGAATCCGATTGCGAAGCGACGCTTCCGGCAGTATTTCTCCGAGCGACCGGCCTGGGTGATCAACGATAATCTAACGATCTACAATATCAATCGGATTACGCTGGAGATGACGTTGAACGATCCGCGCATGCTCGACAGCACCGGGACGGATGTTTCCGATCGCTATTTGCGCATCTTTGTTAGCCACATACCGGTGCTGGATGTTCCGTCCAGCTTCACCTACACTGCGATCCATAATCTGAAACCGAACGTGATCTTTTCGGCCCATTTGCACGTTTCGCAGTTTGCCCGAATACATCGGAGTCGGCTGAAAACGGTCCGGTACAGGCCGTTGAGCCAGGACAAGAAGACGGCCTATAAGGTGCATTCGTTCGATCTGAGCTACCATCAGGATACGCAGGAGTTGCTAGAAATAATCGTGCCCACCTGTTCGTATCGGATGAGTGTGCCGGACATTGGGTACGGATATGCAGCGATCG ATGGCACCACGCTCAAGTATACCGTGCTCTGGACGACGCGGCGCTTCTATCAACTGATCTCGTACGTAGTGATACTGGCCGTCCCGGTCGTGTTGGGCTTGCTGTACGTGTTTTACAAATTCCTCCGAGAACACTGCAACTGCCGGTCGAGATACGAACGCTTGCCGAAATAA
- the LOC118514021 gene encoding protein flightless-1-like gives MKFQWACEDTAEYICIITHFNGKPANLSASDTASSDLTGIQFRHLDIATVDSTIIKHFPASVESLLITDSSTLQRIALPANCTLQRLVVMKTLLSSLEFQPNDALHVLTIVASKLQQIPASIYHLQNLAVIKLQQSFIQHLDLDLLDWLRQMETIVLSHNKIRTITSTLAGSERRKLRLLNLNNNQLRIINLEVLAPLAWFEHVDLSHNKIELLVGRYDGEILSSLLLSHNRLKTLDFCQWKPIPTFRLLSLESNELSRVPSCMHHMPNLSYISISHNKLTSVSMDAFGDMDNLTRLDLAGNQISLITFHEQKHPKGLVELILKQNKVECNTYPREIPFCPLDIEFLPSSPDSAWQRNDNALQRQLMITTG, from the exons ATGAAG TTCCAGTGGGCCTGTGAAGACACCGCTGAGTACATCTGTATCATCACACACTTCAATGGAAAGCCAGCGAACCTTAGTGCATCAGACACCGCATCAAGCGACCTGACGGGGATACAGTTTAGACATCTCGACATCGCAACGGTCGATAGCACTATCATCAAGCACTTTCCAGCCTCCGTAGAGTCTTTACTAATCACCGACTCAAGCACGTTGCAGAGGATCGCTTTACCAGCCAACTGCACGCTTCAACGGCTGGTCGTCATGAAAACGCTGCTCAGTTCGCTGGAGTTCCAGCCCAACGATGCCCTCCATGTGCTGACGATCGTAGCGAGCAAGCTGCAGCAGATACCGGCCTCGATATATCATCTGCAAAACCTGGCAGTTATCAAGCTACAGCAATCCTTCATCCAGCACTTGGACCTGGACTTGCTGGACTGGTTACGACAGATGGAGACGATAGTGCTTTCGCATAACAAGATCCGAACCATCACGAGCACACTAGCCGGGAGTGAGCGGCGAAAGCTGCGCTTGCTGAATCTCAACAACAATCAGCTTAGAATCATTAATCTCGAGGTACTTGCGCCTCTGGCGTGGTTCGAGCATGTCGATCTGTCGCACAACAAAATAGAGCTGCTCGTGGGTCGATACGATGGTGAGATTCTCTCCAGCCTTCTGCTCTCGCACAATCGTCTAAAAACGCTGGACTTTTGCCAGTGGAAACCGATTCCAACCTTCCGACTGCTATCGCTCGAATCGAATGAGCTTTCCCGGGTCCCTAGCTGCATGCATCACATGCCGAACCTTTCCTACATCAGCATCAGCCACAACAAGCTGACGAGCGTTAGTATGGACGCGTTCGGTGATATGGACAATCTAACGAGGCTGGATTTGGCGGGCAATCAAATATCGCTGATCACATTTCACGAGCAAAAGCATCCGAAGGGATTGGTGGAGCTgattttgaaacaaaacaaggtAGAGTGTAATACCTACCCGCGCGAAATACCCTTCTGTCCGCTGGACATTGAGTTTCTCCCTAGCTCGCCCGACAGCGCTTGGCAACGGAACGATAATGCCTTGCAAAGGCAGCTAATGATCACTACGGgatga
- the LOC118510062 gene encoding insulin-like growth factor-binding protein complex acid labile subunit, translated as MVCEGNITNQCFIEHLNPARTNLSSFRAKLPAGVVFVQLRHLETSAIDQSVFNCFGNSVVQVNIVDSRALLQIIVPSSFTAKQLEVRKTQLHWIHFQANEAITELWISVSNLKELPPSLKSLSNLASLQLKRSNIQQLNLDLIQWCRSLDSLDLTDNSLHTITTTLGSEHRRNLFLLNVSNNQLRILNLEVLAPLGWFKHVDLSHNKIELLVGRFSSDHLYKLDLSNNRLKTLDFCQWQRIPSLGVLFLNSNELSRVPNCLARLPAVFYINLSNNMLRNVHMDAFGDMDRLVCLDLSANRIALISFREEKYPTRLRRLILSKNKIECGQPTDMPFCALDIEFHPSQAQSCWARNDNTLQKQLVIDT; from the coding sequence ATGGTTTGCGAAGGAAACATCACCAACCAGTGCTTCATCGAGCATCTCAATCCGGCAAGGACGAACCTCAGCTCGTTCCGTGCCAAACTGCCTGCAGGTGTTGTGTTTGTACAGCTTCGTCACCTCGAAACTTCAGCAATCGATCAGTCGGTTTTCAACTGCTTTGGAAACTCTGTCGTGCAGGTGAACATCGTGGATTCGCGAGCATTGCTGCAGATCATTGTGCCCAGCAGTTTCACCGCCAAGCAGCTTGAAGTTAGAAAAACACAGCTCCACTGGATACACTTCCAAGCGAACGAAGCCATTACGGAGCTGTGGATCAGCGTCAGTAATCTGAAGGAGCTGCCGCCGTCGCTTAAGAGTTTGAGCAATTTGGCTTCCCTGCAGCTGAAACGTTCCAACATTCAACAGCTTAATCTGGACCTGATACAGTGGTGTCGTTCGTTAGACTCGTTGGATCTTACAGACAACAGTCTTCATACGATCACGACCACCCTCGGCAGCGAGCATAGACGCAACCTCTTCCTGCTGAACGTAAGTAACAATCAGCTCAGAATCCTGAACCTCGAAGTACTTGCGCCGCTCGGTTGGTTTAAGCACGTGGATCTATCGCACAACAAAATAGAGCTGTTGGTTGGTCGATTCTCTAGCGATCATCTCTACAAGCTAGATCTTTCCAACAATCGGCTCAAAACGCTTGACTTTTGTCAATGGCAGCGGATTCCCAGTCTGGGTGTGCTATTTCTTAATTCGAACGAACTTTCGCGTGTCCCGAATTGTCTGGCTCGTCTACCCGCCGTCTTCTACATTAATCTGAGCAACAATATGCTTCGGAACGTACACATGGACGCTTTCGGTGATATGGACAGGTTGGTGTGTTTGGATTTATCGGCAAACCGCATTGCGCTGATTAGCTTCCGCGAGGAGAAATATCCCACCCGGCTCAGGAGATTGATATTGAGCAAGAATAAAATAGAATGTGGGCAGCCGACCGACATGCCATTTTGTGCACTGGACATCGAGTTCCACCCGAGTCAAGCGCAGAGTTGCTGGGCGCGAAATGATAATACGCTTCAAAAGCAACTAGTAATTGACACCTAG